One genomic window of Cyprinus carpio isolate SPL01 chromosome A23, ASM1834038v1, whole genome shotgun sequence includes the following:
- the LOC109048489 gene encoding LOW QUALITY PROTEIN: serine/threonine-protein kinase DCLK2 (The sequence of the model RefSeq protein was modified relative to this genomic sequence to represent the inferred CDS: substituted 2 bases at 2 genomic stop codons) translates to MSLSRSIELEHFDERDKARRSKRAAAGGSGSRASSLVPSPAHSANCSIYRTRTLQALSSEKRAKKVRFYRNGDRYFKGLVYAVSGDRFRSLDALLAELTRALADNLHLPQGVRNIYSADGARKISRIVDVVEGESYVCASNEPYRKVDYTKNINPNWGSRLAGAGAGPVGGGGAGGGAERPGPQRTAGESREAKDFIKPKLVTVIRSGVKPRKAVRILLNKKTAHSFEQVARRHHRINLDXVFVKRLYTLDGKQLTSLQDFFGDDDVFIACGLEKFRYAQDDAAIGHAGKGAAAAFVNECKKSRPSVPPKMTKSSGVPRSKSPVSANEAPRSDSPPMRSSQSPCSPAAQCSRKTSVHEASPSPTRDLNDEEVLSPEVNGNEVQSSVITEKYKVGKVIGDGNFAVVRECVQRSTGQEYALKIIDKAKCSGKEHLIANEVGILRKVHHPSIIMLIEELDTPTELYLVMELVKGVFLFGGITFXWNYLVREVSGVVFKLNAALRYLHRMNIVHRDIKPENLLVCEYPDGTKSLKLGDFGLATVVEGPLYTVCGTPTYVAPEIIAESGYGLKVDIWAAGVITYILLCGFPPFRSEKNLQEELFEQILLGRLEFPSPYWDNISLSAKDLIGKMLQVNVGARYTADEVLEHPWVLDDAVMDTNMACEMEDVESENTHNSTAAEAEVDHLHVDDSWQ, encoded by the exons ATGTCTCTCAGCAGAAGCATCGAGCTCGAGCACTTTGACGAGCGGGACAAGGCGCGCCGCTCCAAACGCGCCGCCGCCGGCGGTTCGGGCTCGCGCGCGAGCAGTCTGGTCCCGAGCCCCGCACACAGCGCCAACTGCAGCATCTACCGCACGCGCACGCTGCAGGCGCTCAGCTCCGAGAAGCGCGCCAAGAAGGTCCGCTTCTACCGGAACGGAGACCGGTACTTCAAGGGTCTGGTGTACGCGGTGTCCGGCGACCGCTTCCGATCCCTGGACGCGCTGCTGGCCGAACTGACGCGCGCGCTCGCCGACAACCTGCACCTGCCGCAAGGTGTGCGCAACATCTACAGCGCGGACGGCGCGAGGAAGATATCGAGGATCGTGGATGTTGTGGAGG GTGAGAGTTATGTCTGCGCCTCAAACGAGCCCTACAGGAAGGTGGACTACACCAAGAACATCAACCCTAACTGGGGCTCACGGCTGGCAGGGGCAGGGGCGGGGCCAGTGGGTGGGGGTGGGGCCGGGGGCGGAGCCGAGCGTCCAGGGCCTCAGCGCACAGCTGGAGAGTCGAGGGAGGCCAAAGACTTCATCAAACCCAAACTGGTGACGGTGATCCGGAGCGGCGTGAAGCCCAGGAAGGCCGTGAGGATCCTGCTGAATAAGAAGACGGCGCACTCGTTTGAGCAGGTGGCTCGCAGACATCACCGAATCAATCTGGATTGAGTCTTCGTGAAGAGACTCTACACGCTGGACGGAAAACAG ttgacGAGTCTGCAGGATTTCTTCggtgatgatgatgtttttatcgCGTGCGGTTTGGAGAAGTTTCGTTACGCTCAGGATGACGCTGCTATCGGACACGCGGGGAAGGGTGCCGCGGCTGCGTTTGTTAACG aGTGTAAGAAATCACGGCCGTCTGTCCCACCCAAGATGACCAAGAGCTCTGGTGTCCCGCGCTCAAAATCACCCGTatcag CCAATGAGGCTCCGAGGAGCGACTCTCCACCGATGAGGTCATCGCAGTCGCCCTGCAGCCCTGCAGCTCAGTGCAGCCGGAag ACGTCCGTTCATGAAGCATCTCCGTCCCCGACCAGAGACCTCAACGATGAGGAGGTCCTCAGTCCAgagg TGAACGGTAATGAAGTTCAGTCGTCTGTCATCACTGAGAAGTATAAAGTGGGGAAGGTGATCGGCGATGGAAACTTCGCTGTGGTCAGAGAGTGTGTGCAGAG GTCTACAGGACAGGAATATGCGCTGAAGATCATTGACAAGGCCAAGTGCAGCGGCAAG GAGCACCTGATAGCCAATGAGGTGGGGATACTGCGCAAGGTTCATCACCCCAGCATCATTATGCTAATAGAGGAGCTGGACACGCCCACTGAACTGTACCTGGTGATGGAGCTGGTGAAG ggtgtttttttgtttggtgggaTAACTTTTTGATGGAATTACTTGGTGAGAGAAGTAAGCGGAGTGGTGTTCAAGCTGAATGCTGCGCTGCGATACCTGCACAGAATGAACATCGTGCACCGAGACATCAAACCAGAGAACCtgctg gtgtgtgaGTATCCAGACGGCACTAAGTCTCTGAAGCTGGGTGATTTTGGGCTGGCGACGGTGGTGGAGGGACCGCTGTACACCGTCTGTGGGACGCCTACGTACGTCGCCCCGGAGATCATCGCAGAGAGCGG GTACGGGCTGAAGGTGGACATCTGGGCTGCGGGTGTGATCACGTACATCCTGCTGTGCGGCTTTCCTCCGTTCCGCAGCGAGAAGAACCTGCAGGAGGAGCTGTTCGAGCAGATCTTACTGGGCAGACTGGAGTTCCCCTCGCCGTACTGGGACAACATCAGCCTCTCTGCTAAA GATTTAATTGGGAAGATGCTGCAAGTGAATGTTGGTGCTCGTTACACGGCTGACGAGGTGCTGGAACACCCCTGGGTGCtg GACGACGCTGTGATGGACACTAACATGGCGTGTGAGATGGAAGATGTTgaatctgaaaacacacacaacagcacagcAGCAGAGGCtgag GTGGATCATCTCCATG TAGATGACAGCTGGCAGTAG
- the si:ch73-290k24.5 gene encoding LOW QUALITY PROTEIN: F-box only protein 41 (The sequence of the model RefSeq protein was modified relative to this genomic sequence to represent the inferred CDS: substituted 1 base at 1 genomic stop codon) yields MSTSTELPLHCPTCGEACGFGEHLSSVRSCQKLCLTTRRSSEGGLMSLYTQRENEIDRPLRLELLDALSLARPLRKILIQRDSPSSRSPVLAVAVSSRAAEAEADTGHTVAQLGVPWLGRLALEARLQQLALEVQERVSLKLEALQDEVKRRSTEVRRARRESERMHREKQQAEERAAELERQVDISVEMLASLRYELRERDEQLQRKQQEVCELDRFVRDTALQEASAKIRLQRFIEDLLERAERAETQLQNLHDDVTSPHRYLAGSRASGYQRSYSVSGMSRRSSHVSDYRATQYYRFERRPRTVSVGSGGCEGHWDGRQYQHVLCGAVEGPDSGSESPWMIQHTHTDADSDNWSLYTADSQDDRQKTGWSTXSSTGLDLHWRGNRSSESAVCSERLRLKAALFCVFTYLDTRSLLTAAEVCKDWCSVARHPAVWIRVTLENTRVSSKFLMTLSQWCSQTQSLVLHNLKPRSRGKKESKDEYLRSTRGGLEAGLEAVLKAAGRSLVSLSVSHCPNILTDRSLWLVSCHCRALQSLTFRSASDPAGQEVIWALGAGCRNITTLRIAPLQPCLQPGRFSNRCLQTIGRCWPNLCRAGVGGASCGAQGLASLARNCVNLCELELHHMNEVNQEAAAEICRDGLQLLHTLSFISTPVTARALLHFSSACVSLKCVLVQLSISDYFEDADNEEAKRLFEEIINNLQALRKCPALSDVLQIRVKKP; encoded by the exons ATGTCGACCAGCACAGAGCTGCCGTTACACTGCCCGACCTGTGGAGAGGCGTGTGGGTTTGGGGAACACCTTTCCAGCGTCCGCTCCTGCCAAAAACTCTGTCTGACCACTCGCCGGAGCTCTGAGGGCGGACTGATGTCCCTTTACACCCAGCGAGAGAATGAAATCGACCGCCCCCTGCGGCTGGAGCTCCTGGATGCCCTGAGCTTGGCTCGTCCACTCCGAAAGATCCTCATCCAGAGAGACTCGCCATCATCTCGGTCTCCAGTGCTGGCGGTCGCCGTGAGCTCCAGAGCTGCAGAAGCAGAGGCAGACACCGGACACACCGTGGCCCAGCTGGGAGTGCCGTGGCTGGGCAGGCTGGCACTGGAGGCCCGGCTTCAGCAGCTGGCACTGGAGGTGCAGGAGCGCGTGTCGCTCAAACTGGAAGCACTGCAGGACGAGGTGAAGCGGAGGAGCACGGAGGTGAGGCGGGCCAGGAGAGAGAGTGAGCGCATGCACAGAGAGAAGCAGCAGGCGGAGGAGCGGGCGGCTGAACTGGAGCGGCAGGTGGACATTTCCGTGGAGATGCTGGCCAGCCTCAGATatgaactgagagagagagacgaacAACTGCAGCGCAAACAACA GGAAGTGTGTGAGCTGGACAGGTTTGTGCGAGACACGGCGCTCCAGGAAGCCAGTGCAAAGATCCGTCTGCAACGCTTCATCGAGGACCTGCTGGAGAGAGCCGAGAGAGCCGAGACGCAGCTGCAGAACCTCCACGATGACGTCACTTCCCCTCACAGATACCTGGCAGGAAGCAGAGCATCCGGCTACCAG AGGAGTTACAGCGTGTCTGGGATGAGCAGGAGATCTTCGCATGTGTCTGATTACAGAGCCACTCAGTACTACAG GTTCGAGCGGAGGCCCCGCACGGTGTCGGTGGGTTCGGGCGGCTGTGAGGGTCACTGGGACGGACGGCAGTATCAGCATGTGCTGTGTGGAGCCGTTGAGGGGCCCGACAGCGGCTCCGAATCACCCTGGAtgatccaacacacacacactgacgccGATTCAGACAACTGGTCACTTTACACTGCAGACTCACAGGACGACAGACAAAAAACAGGATGGAGTACATGAAGTAGCACAG GTCTGGATCTGCACTGGCGTGGGAACAGATCCAGTGAATCGGCCGTGTGTTCGGAGCGTCTGAGGCTCAAAGCGGCGCTCTTCTGTGTGTTCACTTATCTGGACACGCGCTCGCTGCTCACCGccgctgag gtgTGTAAGGACTGGTGCAGTGTCGCACGTCATCCTGCTGTTTGGATCAGAGTAACACTGGAAAACACACGAGTGTCATCAAAg ttcctGATGACTCTGTCTCAGTGGTGCTCTCAGACTCAGTCTCTCGTTCTTCACAACCTCAAACCTCGATCCCGTGGCAAGAAGGAGAGCAAAGACGAGTACTTGCGCAGCACCAG GGGTGGGCTGGAGGCGGGGCTGGAGGCGGTGCTAAAGGCAGCGGGGCGGAGTCTCGTCTCTCTGAGCGTCTCTCATTGTCCCAACATTTTGACGGACAGATCTCTGTGGCTGGTCAGCTGTCACTGTCGCGCGCTGCAGTCGCTCACATTCAG GAGCGCGTCGGATCCGGCGGGACAGGAGGTGATCTGGGCTCTGGGAGCGGGATGCAGGAACATCACGACGCTGCGCATCGCTCCTCTACAGCCGTG CCTGCAGCCCGGTCGCTTCAGTAACCGCTGCTTGCAGACGATTGGCCGATGTTGGCCGAACCTGTGCCGTGCGGGGGTGGGCGGGGCCAGCTGCGGCGCGCAGGGATTGGCCTCTCTGG CGAGGAACTGTGTGAATCTGTGTGAGCTGGAGCTGCATCACATGAATGAAGTGAACCAGGAGGCAGCGGCGGAGATCTGCAGAGACGGTCTCCAGCTGCTGCACACGCTCAGCTTCATCTCCACACCCGTCACCGCCAGAGCCCTCCTGCACTTCAGCA gtgcgTGTGTGAGTCTGAAGTGTGTGCTGGTTCAGTTGAGTATCTCTGACTACTTTGAAGATGCCGACAATGAAGAAGCCAAGAGATTATTTGAGGAGATCATCAACAACCTACAG GCGTTGAGAAAGTGTCCGGCTCTGAGTGACGTTCTACAGATCAGAGTAAAGAAACCCTGA